One genomic segment of Vagococcus intermedius includes these proteins:
- a CDS encoding DRTGG domain-containing protein, giving the protein MATKHDQILEYIESLPVGERISVRSIAKSLSVSEGTAYRAIKEAETSGLVSTIQRVGTIRIERKMKSHFERLTFGEVAKIIEGDVLGGKNGLEKSLAKFIIGAMTEDAMARYIAPGSLMIVGNREEVQALALEKGAAVLITGGFETTKEIVELADEVGMPILSTSYDTFTVATMINRAMSDQLIKKDIMLVGDIFTNLEQTSYLLTTDTVNSYRQLSDKTGHTRFPVVNKSLRVLGIITAKDVIGKQDAQPLEKVMTKDPNKVKKHMSVASVAHMMIWDGLEMMPVVEDDLSLLGIISRQDVMKAMQIAQRQPQVANTISDEISGQIVLLEDRMTEELRFGFKVSPQMVSTVGTISFGVLSEIISNVAQRTLYLNQHRNVVIEQVNLHYFRLIQIESELEIRPRILDLGRRSAKLDIEVYLENAIVAKGIVVCQVMEKT; this is encoded by the coding sequence ATGGCAACCAAACATGATCAAATCTTAGAGTATATAGAATCATTGCCAGTAGGTGAGCGTATTTCTGTGAGAAGTATTGCTAAAAGTTTGAGTGTCAGTGAAGGAACTGCTTATCGAGCGATTAAAGAGGCTGAAACATCAGGTTTAGTTTCAACGATTCAAAGAGTAGGGACTATACGGATTGAGCGTAAAATGAAAAGTCACTTTGAACGTTTAACCTTTGGCGAAGTTGCTAAAATTATAGAAGGTGACGTTCTTGGCGGAAAAAATGGATTGGAAAAAAGCCTAGCTAAGTTTATTATTGGCGCGATGACAGAAGATGCGATGGCTCGTTATATTGCACCAGGATCGTTGATGATTGTTGGTAATCGTGAGGAAGTTCAAGCATTAGCTTTAGAAAAAGGTGCGGCTGTCTTAATTACCGGAGGCTTTGAAACAACAAAGGAGATTGTAGAACTAGCAGATGAAGTTGGAATGCCTATTCTAAGTACTAGCTATGATACTTTTACAGTTGCCACAATGATCAATCGTGCCATGAGTGATCAGCTAATCAAAAAAGATATTATGCTTGTGGGTGATATCTTTACTAATTTAGAACAAACTAGTTATTTATTAACAACTGATACTGTTAATAGTTATCGTCAACTATCAGATAAGACAGGACACACACGTTTTCCAGTTGTGAATAAGAGTTTGCGAGTATTAGGTATTATTACAGCTAAAGATGTTATTGGCAAACAAGATGCACAGCCTTTAGAAAAAGTCATGACAAAAGATCCAAATAAGGTGAAAAAGCATATGAGTGTGGCTAGTGTCGCTCATATGATGATTTGGGATGGTTTAGAGATGATGCCAGTTGTCGAAGATGATTTGTCTTTACTCGGAATTATTTCGCGACAAGATGTTATGAAAGCCATGCAAATTGCCCAACGTCAACCCCAGGTAGCTAATACGATTTCTGATGAAATTTCAGGTCAAATTGTATTATTAGAAGATCGGATGACAGAAGAGTTGCGTTTTGGGTTCAAAGTATCACCACAAATGGTCAGCACAGTAGGGACGATCTCATTTGGTGTCCTAAGTGAAATCATAAGTAATGTTGCTCAACGCACACTTTATTTGAATCAACATCGCAATGTAGTGATTGAACAAGTTAATTTACATTATTTCCGTTTGATTCAAATCGAAAGTGAATTGGAAATTCGTCCAAGAATTCTAGACTTAGGTCGTCGTTCAGCCAAACTAGATATTGAAGTATACTTGGAAAATGCGATTGTTGCTAAGGGCATCGTAGTGTGTCAAGTGATGGAAAAAACTTAA
- a CDS encoding DHH family phosphoesterase, translated as MTVQADILKEIKAYDTIIIHRHQRPDPDALGSQAGLGELLKATYPEKKILLAGSEVGDLDYLTTMDDISVETYEGALVIVTDTANAPRISGENYALGAKLIKIDHHPDDEPYGDLSWVNTEASSCSEIIYDFYEMFKGELTLNAEGARLLYAGIIGDTGRFMYPSTTSHTLAVAADLLRFGFDAPLLNRQVSEMPFKVAKLSGYVLQNLQMTDNGAAMIILPDSLLQENDVTDADTSALISLPGQIESVLAWGIFVEQPSGCYRARLRSKGPVINTIAKAHNGGGHPLASGANAKDMAEVEEIFSEIQLAISEQ; from the coding sequence ATGACAGTTCAAGCAGATATTTTAAAAGAAATTAAAGCGTACGATACGATTATTATTCATCGTCACCAACGACCAGATCCAGATGCTTTAGGTTCCCAAGCAGGTTTAGGAGAACTGTTAAAAGCAACCTATCCAGAGAAAAAAATCTTGTTAGCTGGTAGTGAAGTTGGTGATTTAGATTATTTAACAACAATGGATGATATTTCAGTTGAGACATATGAGGGTGCTTTAGTTATTGTAACCGATACAGCAAATGCCCCAAGAATTAGTGGGGAAAATTATGCGTTAGGTGCTAAACTAATTAAGATAGACCACCATCCAGATGATGAGCCCTATGGTGATTTATCATGGGTCAATACAGAAGCAAGTAGTTGCAGTGAAATTATTTATGATTTCTATGAAATGTTTAAAGGAGAACTAACTTTAAACGCTGAAGGAGCACGTTTACTTTATGCAGGAATTATTGGTGATACAGGACGCTTTATGTATCCATCTACTACGTCCCATACGCTAGCTGTAGCTGCTGATTTATTACGTTTTGGTTTTGATGCACCTTTATTAAATCGTCAAGTAAGTGAGATGCCATTTAAAGTAGCCAAATTGTCAGGATATGTTTTACAGAACTTACAGATGACAGATAATGGTGCGGCTATGATTATTTTACCTGACTCTTTATTACAAGAAAATGATGTAACAGATGCTGATACGTCAGCTTTGATTTCATTACCAGGACAAATTGAGAGTGTTTTAGCTTGGGGGATTTTTGTCGAACAGCCTAGTGGTTGCTATCGTGCTCGTTTGCGTTCTAAAGGACCGGTTATCAATACAATTGCTAAAGCTCACAATGGTGGCGGGCATCCGTTAGCAAGTGGTGCCAATGCCAAAGATATGGCAGAGGTTGAAGAAATTTTCAGTGAAATTCAACTAGCTATTTCAGAACAATAA
- a CDS encoding ABC-F family ATP-binding cassette domain-containing protein produces MILLQANQVARHFGAEVLFDHIQLEIQDRSRIALVGRNGAGKSTLLKIIAGIDEPDEGTISKTKALTIGYLDQHTGLSSDKTIWEEMLTAYDQLRALETRLRQLEYKIGQPELLADEEAYARLLKEYDQLQHNFNEQNGYGYESEIKAVLNGFRFDQTFYDRPISSLSGGQKTRLALAKLLLERPDLLILDEPTNHLDIETLSWLENYLQNYRGALLLVSHDRYFLDKIVTEVYDLSRHKMTHYKGNYSKFLELKAEKLASDWKAFEKQQTEINKLEEFVAKNIVRASTTKRAQSRRKQLDKMERLDRPVGDEKSARFLFDIEKQSGNIVLQTEDSAIGYDETILCEPINLDIRKQEAIALVGPNGIGKSTLLKSIIGQLPFIKGNTHLGTNVTIGYYDQEQADLRSHKTVLNELWDEHSTVPEKDIRSVLGSFLFSGEDVEKTVPLLSGGEKARLALAKLSMDKENFLILDEPTNHLDIDSKEVLENALINYEGTLLFVSHDRYFINRIATKVIELSETGSTLYLGDYDYYLEKKLEAEELALLKKQNSETKETVTLVSNKNQFQQSKDYQRKIRSLTRKIEQIELELAEVDDTITATQMEMANPLYIEDHSKLMTLQATLNELELKQENLMTQWETLGLELEEQ; encoded by the coding sequence ATGATTTTACTACAAGCCAATCAAGTAGCTCGACATTTTGGTGCCGAAGTTTTATTTGATCATATCCAATTAGAAATACAAGATCGCAGCCGCATCGCCTTAGTCGGTCGAAATGGTGCCGGAAAATCGACACTCTTAAAAATCATTGCCGGTATTGATGAACCAGATGAGGGAACTATCTCTAAAACTAAAGCCTTAACCATTGGCTACTTAGACCAACACACCGGTCTAAGCAGTGACAAAACTATCTGGGAAGAAATGTTAACAGCTTATGACCAATTACGCGCCTTAGAGACACGCTTGCGACAATTAGAATATAAAATTGGACAACCTGAGTTACTAGCCGATGAAGAAGCCTATGCTCGGCTTTTGAAAGAATACGATCAGTTACAACATAATTTCAATGAGCAGAATGGTTACGGTTATGAATCAGAAATCAAGGCCGTTTTAAATGGTTTTCGTTTTGACCAAACTTTTTATGACCGCCCTATTTCAAGTTTGTCTGGTGGTCAAAAAACACGTCTAGCTTTAGCCAAACTCCTATTAGAACGCCCTGATTTGTTGATTCTAGATGAACCAACTAACCACCTTGATATTGAAACGTTATCATGGCTAGAAAACTACTTGCAAAACTATCGTGGGGCACTGTTACTGGTTTCACATGATCGTTACTTTTTGGATAAGATTGTTACCGAAGTCTATGACTTAAGCCGACATAAAATGACCCATTATAAAGGAAACTATAGTAAATTTCTCGAATTAAAAGCTGAAAAACTCGCTTCTGACTGGAAAGCCTTTGAAAAACAACAAACAGAAATCAACAAACTCGAAGAATTTGTTGCTAAAAATATTGTACGGGCAAGTACCACTAAACGTGCCCAAAGTAGACGAAAACAATTAGATAAGATGGAACGTTTGGATCGCCCTGTCGGAGATGAAAAATCAGCTCGTTTTTTATTTGATATTGAAAAACAATCAGGTAATATTGTCTTACAGACTGAGGACTCTGCAATTGGTTATGATGAGACCATCTTATGTGAGCCAATCAACTTAGATATTAGAAAACAAGAAGCGATTGCCTTAGTGGGTCCTAACGGGATTGGAAAGTCAACGCTCTTAAAATCAATTATTGGGCAATTACCTTTTATTAAAGGTAACACTCATTTAGGTACTAATGTCACTATCGGCTACTACGATCAAGAGCAGGCTGATTTACGCTCCCATAAAACAGTCTTAAATGAACTTTGGGACGAACACTCCACAGTTCCAGAAAAAGACATTCGTTCTGTTTTAGGGAGCTTCCTTTTCTCTGGAGAAGATGTTGAAAAAACTGTTCCTTTACTAAGTGGTGGCGAAAAAGCTCGTTTAGCTCTTGCTAAACTCTCAATGGATAAAGAAAATTTCTTAATCCTAGATGAACCTACCAACCACCTAGACATTGACAGCAAAGAAGTGCTTGAAAATGCCCTAATTAACTATGAAGGAACGTTACTTTTTGTTTCTCATGACCGTTATTTCATCAATCGTATTGCAACAAAAGTTATTGAACTATCTGAAACTGGTAGTACTCTCTACTTAGGTGACTATGATTATTATTTAGAGAAAAAACTTGAGGCAGAGGAACTAGCCCTTCTCAAAAAACAAAACTCAGAGACAAAGGAAACTGTCACCCTTGTCTCTAATAAAAATCAGTTCCAACAGTCGAAAGACTACCAACGAAAAATTAGAAGTCTGACACGAAAAATTGAACAAATTGAACTTGAGCTAGCAGAAGTTGATGATACTATTACGGCTACTCAAATGGAGATGGCAAACCCACTCTACATCGAGGACCATAGCAAATTAATGACCTTACAAGCAACTCTGAATGAACTAGAACTTAAGCAAGAAAACTTGATGACTCAGTGGGAAACCTTAGGACTCGAATTAGAAGAACAATAA
- a CDS encoding redox-sensing transcriptional repressor Rex codes for MKNQAIPKATAKRLPLYYRYLKVLLDSGKTKVSSTELSDAVKVDSATIRRDFSYFGELGKRGYGYDVESLLEFFSKTLSEDRLTNVALIGVGNLGNALLKYGFHQNNNIRISAAFDVREDLVGRIVDGIPVYPMSDMESQIKLQQIEIAILAIPASEAQDTANLLINAGIKGIMNFTPVRLTTPKHVQVQSVDLTNELQTLIYFLNHYTESEE; via the coding sequence ATGAAAAATCAAGCAATACCAAAAGCCACAGCTAAAAGACTACCTTTGTATTACCGTTATCTTAAGGTTTTATTGGATTCTGGTAAAACAAAAGTGTCATCAACTGAATTGAGTGATGCCGTTAAGGTAGACAGTGCGACTATTCGTCGTGATTTTTCTTATTTTGGAGAGTTAGGAAAACGCGGTTATGGGTATGATGTCGAGAGTTTATTAGAATTTTTCTCTAAAACATTAAGTGAAGATCGCTTAACAAATGTTGCGTTAATTGGGGTAGGTAATTTAGGGAATGCCTTATTAAAGTACGGCTTCCATCAAAACAATAATATTCGTATTAGTGCGGCTTTTGACGTAAGAGAAGACCTAGTAGGACGGATTGTTGATGGGATTCCAGTCTATCCAATGAGTGATATGGAATCACAAATTAAATTACAACAAATTGAAATTGCTATTTTGGCTATTCCAGCTTCTGAAGCACAAGATACAGCTAACTTGTTAATCAATGCTGGAATCAAAGGCATTATGAACTTTACACCAGTTCGTCTAACAACGCCTAAGCATGTTCAAGTTCAAAGTGTTGATTTAACAAATGAGTTACAAACATTAATTTACTTCTTAAATCACTACACAGAATCAGAAGAATAA
- a CDS encoding CPBP family intramembrane glutamic endopeptidase codes for MSLTKYTIATLCGYTLIFFSPIIAIPLNLTAQQSITLTAGSYFLGAGLLLFFNNRLKEVPPIEKKSGNFPISKVILWGLLGIPLAFFAQTFANLLEQLLFHTVPESENTQNIVELIKTAPIFMIAVSIAGPIMEEFVFRKAITGFLSKYISSLLAGITSSFLFALAHADGHILVYFAMGMTFYYLYQKTGSIWTSIVTHCCMNGLVMLLQLSILQ; via the coding sequence ATGAGTCTTACAAAATATACAATTGCTACACTATGTGGCTACACCCTAATCTTTTTTAGTCCCATCATCGCAATTCCCTTAAATTTAACCGCTCAACAATCTATTACTTTAACAGCTGGGAGTTATTTTTTAGGCGCTGGGCTTTTATTATTCTTTAATAATCGTTTAAAAGAAGTTCCCCCAATTGAAAAAAAATCGGGAAATTTCCCGATTTCTAAAGTTATACTGTGGGGATTATTAGGAATTCCCTTAGCCTTTTTTGCTCAAACCTTTGCCAATCTTTTAGAACAACTACTTTTTCATACGGTACCCGAATCAGAAAATACTCAGAATATCGTAGAATTAATAAAAACCGCGCCAATTTTTATGATAGCAGTAAGTATTGCTGGGCCTATTATGGAAGAATTTGTTTTTCGTAAAGCCATTACTGGCTTTTTAAGTAAGTACATTTCTAGTCTACTTGCTGGCATAACTAGCTCTTTTTTATTTGCCTTAGCTCACGCTGACGGACATATACTTGTGTACTTTGCAATGGGGATGACCTTCTATTATCTTTACCAAAAAACTGGAAGTATTTGGACTTCTATCGTGACACATTGTTGTATGAATGGTCTTGTGATGTTGTTACAATTAAGTATCTTGCAATAA
- the groES gene encoding co-chaperone GroES, protein MLKPLNDRVVIEVVQEEEVTAGGLVLTSAAKEKPQTGNVVAIGDGYMSNDGTKLPLSVKAGDKVLFEKYAGSEVKHEGKDYLIVHEKDIIAIVQ, encoded by the coding sequence GTGTTAAAACCATTAAATGATCGTGTTGTAATTGAAGTAGTCCAAGAGGAAGAAGTGACTGCTGGCGGGTTAGTGTTAACTTCAGCTGCTAAAGAAAAACCGCAAACAGGGAATGTTGTAGCAATTGGAGACGGTTATATGTCTAACGATGGTACAAAACTTCCATTATCAGTTAAAGCTGGAGACAAAGTTCTTTTTGAAAAATATGCCGGTTCAGAAGTAAAACACGAAGGCAAAGACTACTTAATTGTACACGAAAAAGACATTATTGCGATTGTGCAATAA